tatcataataaaatcattgctaggcatagagtgattgcattatgcccatgcgtcaaagcaaacatctagaattagaacttcatgcattttatctattgagtctttgcaaaggcatttgggagatagataggtagaataggcttgtcatcgtgaggcatcaggggcaagtaatgaatagatgtgggtagggTAGAATCACATGaattggtaaagaaaaaaatcataaactcatacattCTAGGCAGACAAGGCAAGTCAGTTCctaacactattttattttgaatttatcttttatctaaatcttttattttttttttatcttttatctttttctttatcttttaattttatctttaattcttttatcttatcttttcttttctcttctaagtttatctttaaatatcttatcttttctttactttatcttctatctttctttatcttttattttaaattcttatctcttgcttttaaattggatttgcattaatctaagtacaaacaaagttcctgtggattcgacactcggacttccgagtactttactacttgtgacgatttggtgcacttgccaatgagtCAACAATAGTTTTGTAAGCTATCCAACATACAACTtcactttatttcatttttcaactttttgaaTGAGTTTTTAAACTTCtctcattttccttttctttgtgaTCTTCATCCCTCTCCCACGGCCTCCGACAACGTCTTTGGCACTCTCCATTGTGCATCACCATCAAAGATCATTACCGGTGACTACATCACTTTTCCCCCTGTTTTCTTCACTTTTTTCTCGTATTTAGAACCCACAACCATTAAGTAagcttatgtaatttttttatcatgtgtgTGTTCATGATTTCAATTCTCAATGGACGTTATCTGCATCTTGTAAATGAATGTTTTACAATTGCTTTTCATTTTAACCTTCATTTATCGTAGGGGcttttttggaagaaaaaacacaagcaCTTGTAGATTGGTCCATTCACTTTAACAACGATGTAACAATTCTCAATTTGAACAATGTTAGTTTGCAAAATCATAATATGCTTTATCTTGTCACTACTTTTCACCTGTTTAGATGAATCTAAgtaattgtttttcactcatggatttaaatttagttttgatTTATGTTGCTGATGGGGGTTTACTAGTGAAGAAGTCTAAAGAAGAGGAAGAGCTTGGAGAAAGGGAGGCCCTGCAAGACGACGAAGAGTGTTATGGTTGTGAAAATTTAAAGggtaaaaagagaaataaaagtggAAATGGTGGCCTAAAAGACTTGTTTGAGGTGTCAGGAGAGGGAATAGGAGGGAGAAAAAGCAAAGAAAAGTAAGGGTGTTCACGAGAACGGGTCACTCGTGAACCTGAACTGATCCAAACCGATCCGAACAGTTTAGGTTGGGTCATTTATGTATTTGAGTCAAAATCAAACCGAACTGATTAGaatcaatcaaaatttttagaattgtttAGATTGGCTTTAAATATTGTTAATATTGGAACTCTTATTGACTTATTGCCAAGCATACCAAATTGTCCAAGTAATATTAAAATGGTAAGACCAAATATTGAATTCCAGAGGGACTATGTTTGTACTAGGTTATATATATCTAATGATTAAGCAATTAGTGACTCAAATCAAGTATTGTTCATTGATTAACAACAAATACAACTAAGTGAATTTACTACAAAGTAAAGAACATGAAAggttaagaaaacaaacactCGAATATTGTGAAATGGTGTTGTGATGAGTTAAGGAACGTGTTGGGGGCTACACTTGCCAtaactactcttgatgtaatcttaatagatttttttttttttttaacatgaataTGATTATTACTCGAAACTTCTAACATACTCTAATCATGATCCTTCAAGTGAAAGAGCCTAAATCACCTAATATTGCTCCTAAtcccttaaaaattatattaaataatatgcaTTACGAGCAAATATGTATGTATAAGCTAAACAATATCATTTTATCCCTAGATATGGATTACCCAGATGTTCTTCCCCAATTCTTAACATATAAATATTTCTCAATGCCTAAATCATAAAACAGTTAATGAAAATGGATGATCAAATCAAAGACATGTGAATGAACACAAAGATGAACAATAATATCAACATCatattaatagataatttagAATCATTACATCAAAGAAAATTTGGTTTGCAGAGTTTTCAGCAATGAGTGGTTTTAACTTCTGattgtcatgagagacttacaaatataaaagtaggatgaaataaaagaaaatgaaagagaaatgaATTGGTTAGAGCTCCGAAAATAGATTTTTCTTGCACTAACTTCTTTGTTTTTCTCTGCTTCTTTGTTCTTATATGGTTACCAAAAATAAGTATTCTAAagttaaaacaagaaaacaaaaaagaaaaacaacaataCTTTGAAACAAAGCTCTAATAATGTCTATAAGATGATATAGATACTCTTAAATAAAGAATGATATACTACTTTGAAATAAAGGTCTAATAATGTCTGTAAAATGATATAGATACTCCTAAATAAAGAATGATATGTGATATAAATCCATGCTTGTTTGAGAAAGCATTTGTAGAATTGTTTCTTACtactaattttgaaaaattaattaaaatgatttatgctttaatgattttattcaaaaagaaaaataataataaaattaaataaatattttaatcaaatacaAACATACTTAAAGttgttttaaatatgtaaatatttgtCTAAAATTGCATTGATTGATATTTTAACCTAATCTTGAATAAATGACTTAACCAAATACATACTTagaatgtgtttgtttttgtataaaaatatatcataccTTTGTCTTTTTTGTCCAAAATGAGACTCACTCAAtgttctttttttctccttagCTTATTTTCATCAATTGAGATATGGACACTCTTCAACCATATCTCTGTATTCTTATATAGTCTTTTTATCATTCTTTCTAATTTCCATTTTAACTTTAagctatttcttttatattctcCTCCCCTCATTTATTTGTAAGGAGTATCAAAATCACATTAAATGAGGgtaggattttttatttttaggtttttcCATTATCTTGTAATACTTTTCTTCAAAAGAAAaccaagtaaaaaatatttttattttattttatatcgaTAAGATATAAGTTAAAGGAAAATGTTtaactatattaaatatttttaataaaataattgataaaaaaaattaactttatgatcttttatttttattttttatatgtttaaaaaaataatcatatgaaGTCgaactcaattaattaaatatgctatttgatttattataaatctcttatattatcttttattccCACATAcatacactttttatttttcccttacTCTcttaaactaaaaactaaaaagataatCCCCCCCTTCTATTCACCCATTTTCTCACTTTAAACCAAAAACCTAAATACAAAGggtgaaaaataagaaaaataccgAGCATGGGAGAGAACTAAAAGGAGGGAACGCCGTCGTTGGGGGTGCTTCTACTGCTAGCCTACCCTTATTCGCACATACCTCACAAATAAATGCACAACGCATTTCGCATTTCACAGCTACACCTTGTTTGTTCCGCTCGAAACGCAATCTTTGTCCCCGTGCGGTGCCCTTGCCGATTCTTCCATTTTCAAGTTACTCTTAACCTCCTTTTGCTTCTAGTTTTcactctcaatttttttttttttttttttttgcgttttCGGTTTCCGAAGCAGGTTTTAGGTCGGTTGGGGTTTTTGGTTTTCGAATCCAATCTCAACTCGTTAACGTTAAGAATAATTCAGGTACAGAATAATTTAGGTTTTGCACCTGAATCCGTATTCTCTGCATGCCAACCTCGTTTGCATTCATAATAACTCGGTAGATTCATCACACATATTGGATTAGTTTTCCTTCTCTTTATTGTTTGAAATATGTGAATATTGTGGAAGCTAAGAAGCATGGACACTTCTAGATAGTAGCAGTATTGTGTTGTAGCTGTGCCACGTATCCGTGTTGAACACTGCATGTACGGACGCTTTGAATGTTTCTGGTTGCATAATAATAGTTTCATGAATGTTGGCATTTCATAACATGAATTGTGATTTagaaattttgttttgtgttaattttaaattaactttagacttactctaaaataaattaactttatactttatatataaCTATGCAGTGTGCCAGtgtccttttttttaatgtcataTGCCCTTGCCTTGTCTGTGTCTTGTTGCATCCATATCATGAGTTGCATTTAAAACACTGTATAATTGATTGAATTAATTGTGTTTAGCTTTTATGCGTGTCTGGAGCTGAAGCTGTGCTTTATAGGTCAGCATGGGATTTGACAATGAGTGCATAGTGAACATTCAGTCACTTGCTGGAGAGTACTTCTGTCCAGTTTGTCGGCTGCTCGTATTTCCAAATGAAGCTTTGCAGTCACAATGTACTCATTTATATTGCAAGCCGTGTTTGACCTACGTTGTGAGCACTACAAGGGCTTGCCCATATGATGGCTACTTGGTCACTGAGGCAGATTCCAAGGTTCTTTTCCTACTTCTACTTCTCATTCCAAAATGCTCCCgtgcaatatttttttcctattcacATATAAATTTGTATGCCTTAACTGCAGCCTCTGACAGAGTCAAATAAGGCACTTGCTGAAACTATTGGAAAAATCGCAGTTCATTGCCTTTATCATAGGAGCGGATGCACATGGCAAGGAACTTTGTCTGAGTGCACATCTCATTGTTCTGTATGTGCTTTTGGCAATTCTCCTGTTGTTTGCAACAGGTGTGGGATCCAAATAGTGCATTGCCAAGTACAAGAACATGCACAAAATTGCCCTGTATGtgtcatttataatttaatagttCCTTTTGTCTATTTGTGGCAGTCTGGTGCTCATGTTTGTTGATTGGCAGGGTGTGCCAGGTCAAGTAGCCATTACCCAAGATCCTTCAGCTACTAGTGCTGTCTCTTCTACagatcagaatcagaatgctgcTCCAGTTGCAGCAACGGCATCTCAAACTGCTGTCACAACTACTATACCCGGGCAGGTTTCAAATCAGCCACCCAACCCAGCTTCCCAAACCCAAGCTCCAGTCCAAACTGCTGGGCAGCCAACTGCAGAGCAATGGTATCAGCAGCAACAATATCAACAATACTACCAGCAATACCCTGGACAAGATCCATACCAACAGCAGTATCAACATTACTACCCCTATCAACAGTCTGTGGTTCCACAGTACCAGCAGGCCTATGGTCAGCCCCAACCTCAGTCTCAATCACAGCCCCAGGGCCAGCTTCAACCTCAGTCCCAGCCACAGCCTCAACTTCAACCACAACCTCAGGCACAAGGACTGTCTCATCCACCTACACATATTCAGGCTCCTGTGGTCCCACCATCTCAGAATCAGATGCAAGTTCAACAACCACCACAGCAACTTCAACCTGCTGTGCAGCCACAAGGTCAGATGAGTCATGCACCAGGCCATGGTCAAGCCATCCCCCAGTCTCAGACTCAGCCTTATCCTTACCCCCAAGTTCAGCCACATTCTGTCCAACCTCAACCCCAACAACCGATGCAAATGCTTCCTTATCAGCAGCCTCATCCTCAAATGCAGCATTCACAACCACAAATTCAACAACCGGTTCAGAAGTATCCTGTTCCTCAATCTCAAGTTCATGCACAACTGCAACCTAATGCTCCAATTCAACATCACTCTCAGCTCCCCGTGCCTCCTCACCAGCCTGTGACTCCTAATGTCCAGACTCCAGTGCAAAATGCAATGTCGCATTCAGTGACAGGGCATCACTCTTATCCCCAACCTCTGCCTCACCCAAATATGCAACCCGGAGTCCCTCAACATACTATGCACATGCATCCTCAAAGTGGGCATCAACCCCAGGCCCAACATCCTGTCCAGATGCAGAATCAGTTTCCTCCACAAATTCCAACAGCACGTCCTAATCAATCTCATGCTATGTTTCCTAACCAGCAACAGCCAGCTTTGTTGCCTTCTTCAGTTCAGGGCCAAACTACCCCTCCTTTGCAACAACAGTCACTATATACCCATAATCAACAACCTGGGCAAATCAACCAACGTCCTACTTTGCCACCTGTTCAACAAATACCTCAGCAGCCGTTTGCACAACACCAAATGCCTATGCCATCTCATTTACAACCACAAGGTCCAGCACATTCATTTCCAAAGCATGCATATCCACAGGCACAGGGAAATACTGCAGGAAGGCCTTTAGTTCCCAATTATGCCGGACACCTACAGCCATTTGCACAATCTGCCAATACCATTCCAGTTAGACCTGGGCAAAATGGTGCTGGCTACCTGCCTGAAAATCAGAAATTGTTGGTTGGGGCCAATAATCAAGTACAGTTGCCTTCTGAATTGCAGTCTAGGGCACCAGAATCAATTGAAAGACAAGGTAATGTTGTTGAGCAACAAACTGACTCTGCCTCTGGGAAACTTGGTAAAGTTTTTAAAGATTTGGACAATGTGTCTGGATCATCAAATGAATTGAAATCTGAAAAAGTTGAAGCAGATTTGCAACCAACAGAGGTTGGAAATAAGCAAAATAGTGAAGATCCAGACTCTCTGAAGACTTCAGTCCCAAATACCAATGCAGTAGAAAATGGTGATTCTGTGAATAAGAATCTTGGGATGGCGGAGGCTGCTGAAAGCAATTGGAAGCCTTCAAGTGGTGCAACGCCTGGGGTTCAAAATGATAGTAATGAGCATTCTGTCCAAGGCAATGAATTTCAAGATGGACATCTGCCAAAGATAGAGACGAAACTCCCTTTGTCAGAAACTGATAAATTGCAtaatgatgacaatcctgaacCATCTGTCTCTCAAAGCAATGGCGGTTTTGCTAAGCTGTCTCACTCAGCCGCTTTCACTGATCAGAGTAAGCATCAGCAACCAATAATTAATTATGGCCCTCCTTCTGTCCAGCAGAGATCTTCTGCAATGTTAGCATCGCAATTGCCACATCCAACAGTTCCAAATCAGCCACTCTCTTCAGTGCACTCTTCAACCCTTATTAGGAATCATGGAACTGCCCCTGCTCTTCATTCAGGACAGCTCTTAACCGAGAATTTTCCACCAACCATGCTTAAGCAACCACAAGATTCTGGCATTCAGTTTAATAATCCAGGGCGAAGCTTGCAACCTCAGTCTCTTGGACCCCCACCACCATTTAACCAAGTACATGGGCCTCCTTTCCATGCTGGAGCATCTAATTTGTCTCGTCTTGGAGGGCCTCAACTTGGTGCCCCACTTCCTGGAGATATGCATGGTCGAATGACTGCCAACTTACCACCACATGCTCCTGAAGGTTTTGGTTTGCAGGATGAAAGGTTCAAACCTTTGCATGCTCTAAATCAACAAAATATTGAGAGAAGAGAGTTTGATGATGATCTTAAGAAATTCTCTAGGCTGCCTTTGAATTCCGAGCCAGTTTCTAAATTTGGAAATTATTCATTAGGCACTCATGAAGCTGGAAAGAGACCAGTTGGTATTCATGATGATGTCATTAAGAAATCAGGTTCTGCTCTTCATCCTGGTTATTTTGGACCAGGTCCTGGATATGCGAGACATCATATGGATGGTATAGCTCCAAGAAGTCCTGTTAGTGAATATGCTGAGATGTCCTCCCGGAGATTGGGGCTGCACTCTGGCAGTCTTGTTGGTAAGTCAGGTATAGATGATTTTGATGACAGAGTTGCACGTCGTTTTGGTGAATTCCGTGATAGTCGGTTTCCTCATTTGCCCAGCCATTTGCGTAGAGATGATTTTGATGGTTTTGGTAACTTTCGAATGGGTGAATATCCAAGGAGTGGTGATTTTGTTGGTCAAGATGAATTTGCTGGCCATTTTCGGAGGGGTGAACATTTGGGTCCACATAACTTCCCCAGACATTTGCAGCATGGGGAGCCTATTGGTTTTGGTGCCCACCCTGGTCATATGAGAGCAGTTGAACTTGATGGTTTTCGTAGTTTTGAATCTTTCAGCAAAGGTGGCCGACCAGGTCATCCGCAACTTGGTGAGCCTGGGTTCAGAAGCAGCTTTTCACTTACTGGATTTCCTAATGATGCTGGATTTTTAACAGTTAAGTTTTGATCActcttttaaacattttttatatgctATTATCATCATACAGGTAAGagttaaaaaattgaagttgaGTAGATGGAATGTGGATGTTTTGGGGGGAATatagtatttttcttctttgtaaattGACTGCAATATTCCAGggttagttcattttttttaataatttatgttctATCATGTTTTTTCAGGGAGATATCAGGTCGTTTGATAATTTGAGGAGAAAGAAGGCTTCTAGCATGGGTTGGTGCCGGATATGTAAAGTTGACTGTGAAACAGTAGAAGGTTTGGACTTGCATTCACAAACAAAGGAGCACCAGAAGATGGCCATGGATATAGttaaaacaatcaaacaaaatgCAAAGAAACAGAAATTGTAGGCtattttcttgtttgttgcTGTCATTAATGCTATCTCATACATCTGGAAAAGAATTAAACTGCCATCTGGAAGATAAAACCCTCTATTACTTCATAATGgacatttcttttgttttgtagaaTACCCAGTGAAGAACCCTCAATGGATGAGGGAAACAAGACACACAATACTGGTATTGAGGGTCGTGGAAATAAGCATTGAGTAATTGTGGTTTGCTGTAATCTGATATGCTCTCATACAGTTGTCATCAAAAGATGTTACTATGGTATTATTGCATTTAGCAATACTTACCATTTTGTTGTCATTTTCCTGCTTGCAAAGTTATTTATGCTACTCATGTTATTTCAGGTTGCTGCCTTCATATTAATGGAGATGTTTTTTCGGAACTGGAGTACTGTGGCAGTTAAGTTTGTTggcttttgaatttgaaatccaTGTCTCAACCTCGGTTATTTGTTAACAGTTtctatcatttatttttcttatgttgtttacatgttatttttaaGTACAATTTTTATGGATGACAATCTTTTGTTCGTAGTTATTAATCCTGGATAGTGGCCAACCTCAAAATCTCTATAGTAGGATGGCTGctgttttaatcattttataaggATATATAATCTATCTCTATTATACACATAGTTAAATATGTAatgctaaaaaaatattcaaaatctaTGAATattcataatcatcaataaaaagtTCCTAGGCAAAACACACAAGTAAATAATGACAGAAGTGAAGGAAACAATAACAGAGACTGAAAATGTCCAGAGAACAGAGGAAAGAAGGCTGCACCTTTGCAGTCGCCGGAAAATGGCCAGAGAAGCAGTGGTCTCCAATGAAGGTGAATTGTGAGGGAGAATatggttcttttctttttcttgtaggTCTTATCCAAGAGAGTAAAGTCTCATTTTTACCCCCTCTCCCCATGGTACTATAGCAAACAAATGGCCTGCATTTGGCCACGACAGCCTTGACCATGAAAACACCCTACAACAGCTGCTCTGTGGCAGCCAACTGCCACTATGGTGCTATAGCGCCCTATCAATAGCCCTTCTTTTTACTTATCATAGAAGCCTCCTATTGACGACTGTGCATTGATGGTAATCAGATATCCTAGTCCAGTTTTGTCTTGGTTATTATTTCTTGATAAACACAGGAGTTTCCAATATTCTGTGCTTTTATATCTTATAGGAAGGAGATCTCCCCTTTGTCTCTTGCATATTTTCCTAAAGCCCCATTTTGTTTATACTGTAGCTAAAAAGGGAACAAAATGATCATTACAAATTAACCACAAGGCCGTACCACTTACCCACTATActttaattagtttttcttttaattattttttttattatagtttaaGAGTCAATTTACATTGAGCTtttagatttagaaaaataggaataaTCCATGtctacaaaattatatttcctCTACACACATCCCAAGGGCCATAAGTAATTACTTATTCGGTTCAATGATGTCTCTAAAGTGCACTTAAGGTGTTATTCCTAGCTGACAGAAGACTGTTGTCTTGACTGGTTTGACTGCTGGATTGACTGGTAAAGCGTGATGTATTTCCTAACTGGTAACTAGGTGATTTAAAcctttgatttaaaaataattttttatgtataaatttcaatatatagATTTTCAAGTATAAATTTCCTGAATCATACAATACGGGGATACAACCTTTGAAAATATCAAGGGTATATTATGCTGACCTATGAAATGGAAAATTTTACatgaaaataagaatttatGAACAATGATAGAATTGGTGTACCAAAATTGCTATAAAAGCATAACAACATTTGTATCATTAATCCATGTCATAAACAATGTTTATGTTGTCTTCTGACAACCTACCGTATATTTGGCTTGGGGGATGGGATCTTGCATGCAAAAATTGTTAACAAAGCACATGGTAGACagattttaaaggaaaaaatagaaaaagggaACATAATTGACTGTAAACATAGTTGAATATTGTAGCTTGTAAGTCTAAATCCTTTGTTGATTTTGTGAGACCTAGGGAACG
Above is a window of Glycine soja cultivar W05 chromosome 12, ASM419377v2, whole genome shotgun sequence DNA encoding:
- the LOC114380210 gene encoding altered inheritance of mitochondria protein 3-like isoform X2 is translated as MHNAFRISQLHLVCSARNAIFVPVLGRLGFLVFESNLNSLTLRIIQVSMGFDNECIVNIQSLAGEYFCPVCRLLVFPNEALQSQCTHLYCKPCLTYVVSTTRACPYDGYLVTEADSKPLTESNKALAETIGKIAVHCLYHRSGCTWQGTLSECTSHCSVCAFGNSPVVCNRCGIQIVHCQVQEHAQNCPGVPGQVAITQDPSATSAVSSTDQNQNAAPVAATASQTAVTTTIPGQVSNQPPNPASQTQAPVQTAGQPTAEQWYQQQQYQQYYQQYPGQDPYQQQYQHYYPYQQSVVPQYQQAYGQPQPQSQSQPQGQLQPQSQPQPQLQPQPQAQGLSHPPTHIQAPVVPPSQNQMQVQQPPQQLQPAVQPQGQMSHAPGHGQAIPQSQTQPYPYPQVQPHSVQPQPQQPMQMLPYQQPHPQMQHSQPQIQQPVQKYPVPQSQVHAQLQPNAPIQHHSQLPVPPHQPVTPNVQTPVQNAMSHSVTGHHSYPQPLPHPNMQPGVPQHTMHMHPQSGHQPQAQHPVQMQNQFPPQIPTARPNQSHAMFPNQQQPALLPSSVQGQTTPPLQQQSLYTHNQQPGQINQRPTLPPVQQIPQQPFAQHQMPMPSHLQPQGPAHSFPKHAYPQAQGNTAGRPLVPNYAGHLQPFAQSANTIPVRPGQNGAGYLPENQKLLVGANNQVQLPSELQSRAPESIERQGNVVEQQTDSASGKLGKVFKDLDNVSGSSNELKSEKVEADLQPTEVGNKQNSEDPDSLKTSVPNTNAVENGDSVNKNLGMAEAAESNWKPSSGATPGVQNDSNEHSVQGNEFQDGHLPKIETKLPLSETDKLHNDDNPEPSVSQSNGGFAKLSHSAAFTDQSKHQQPIINYGPPSVQQRSSAMLASQLPHPTVPNQPLSSVHSSTLIRNHGTAPALHSGQLLTENFPPTMLKQPQDSGIQFNNPGRSLQPQSLGPPPPFNQVHGPPFHAGASNLSRLGGPQLGAPLPGDMHGRMTANLPPHAPEGFGLQDERFKPLHALNQQNIERREFDDDLKKFSRLPLNSEPVSKFGNYSLGTHEAGKRPVGIHDDVIKKSGSALHPGYFGPGPGYARHHMDGIAPRSPVSEYAEMSSRRLGLHSGSLVGKSGIDDFDDRVARRFGEFRDSRFPHLPSHLRRDDFDGFGNFRMGEYPRSGDFVGQDEFAGHFRRGEHLGPHNFPRHLQHGEPIGFGAHPGHMRAVELDGFRSFESFSKGGRPGHPQLGEPGFRSSFSLTGFPNDAGFLTGDIRSFDNLRRKKASSMGWCRICKVDCETVEGLDLHSQTKEHQKMAMDIVKTIKQNAKKQKLIPSEEPSMDEGNKTHNTGIEGRGNKH
- the LOC114380210 gene encoding altered inheritance of mitochondria protein 3-like isoform X1, giving the protein MHNAFRISQLHLVCSARNAIFVPVRCPCRFFHFQVTLNLLLLLVFTLNFFFFFFLRFRFPKQVLGRLGFLVFESNLNSLTLRIIQVSMGFDNECIVNIQSLAGEYFCPVCRLLVFPNEALQSQCTHLYCKPCLTYVVSTTRACPYDGYLVTEADSKPLTESNKALAETIGKIAVHCLYHRSGCTWQGTLSECTSHCSVCAFGNSPVVCNRCGIQIVHCQVQEHAQNCPGVPGQVAITQDPSATSAVSSTDQNQNAAPVAATASQTAVTTTIPGQVSNQPPNPASQTQAPVQTAGQPTAEQWYQQQQYQQYYQQYPGQDPYQQQYQHYYPYQQSVVPQYQQAYGQPQPQSQSQPQGQLQPQSQPQPQLQPQPQAQGLSHPPTHIQAPVVPPSQNQMQVQQPPQQLQPAVQPQGQMSHAPGHGQAIPQSQTQPYPYPQVQPHSVQPQPQQPMQMLPYQQPHPQMQHSQPQIQQPVQKYPVPQSQVHAQLQPNAPIQHHSQLPVPPHQPVTPNVQTPVQNAMSHSVTGHHSYPQPLPHPNMQPGVPQHTMHMHPQSGHQPQAQHPVQMQNQFPPQIPTARPNQSHAMFPNQQQPALLPSSVQGQTTPPLQQQSLYTHNQQPGQINQRPTLPPVQQIPQQPFAQHQMPMPSHLQPQGPAHSFPKHAYPQAQGNTAGRPLVPNYAGHLQPFAQSANTIPVRPGQNGAGYLPENQKLLVGANNQVQLPSELQSRAPESIERQGNVVEQQTDSASGKLGKVFKDLDNVSGSSNELKSEKVEADLQPTEVGNKQNSEDPDSLKTSVPNTNAVENGDSVNKNLGMAEAAESNWKPSSGATPGVQNDSNEHSVQGNEFQDGHLPKIETKLPLSETDKLHNDDNPEPSVSQSNGGFAKLSHSAAFTDQSKHQQPIINYGPPSVQQRSSAMLASQLPHPTVPNQPLSSVHSSTLIRNHGTAPALHSGQLLTENFPPTMLKQPQDSGIQFNNPGRSLQPQSLGPPPPFNQVHGPPFHAGASNLSRLGGPQLGAPLPGDMHGRMTANLPPHAPEGFGLQDERFKPLHALNQQNIERREFDDDLKKFSRLPLNSEPVSKFGNYSLGTHEAGKRPVGIHDDVIKKSGSALHPGYFGPGPGYARHHMDGIAPRSPVSEYAEMSSRRLGLHSGSLVGKSGIDDFDDRVARRFGEFRDSRFPHLPSHLRRDDFDGFGNFRMGEYPRSGDFVGQDEFAGHFRRGEHLGPHNFPRHLQHGEPIGFGAHPGHMRAVELDGFRSFESFSKGGRPGHPQLGEPGFRSSFSLTGFPNDAGFLTGDIRSFDNLRRKKASSMGWCRICKVDCETVEGLDLHSQTKEHQKMAMDIVKTIKQNAKKQKLIPSEEPSMDEGNKTHNTGIEGRGNKH
- the LOC114380210 gene encoding altered inheritance of mitochondria protein 3-like isoform X3, with product MHNAFRISQLHLVCSARNAIFVPVRCPCRFFHFQVSMGFDNECIVNIQSLAGEYFCPVCRLLVFPNEALQSQCTHLYCKPCLTYVVSTTRACPYDGYLVTEADSKPLTESNKALAETIGKIAVHCLYHRSGCTWQGTLSECTSHCSVCAFGNSPVVCNRCGIQIVHCQVQEHAQNCPGVPGQVAITQDPSATSAVSSTDQNQNAAPVAATASQTAVTTTIPGQVSNQPPNPASQTQAPVQTAGQPTAEQWYQQQQYQQYYQQYPGQDPYQQQYQHYYPYQQSVVPQYQQAYGQPQPQSQSQPQGQLQPQSQPQPQLQPQPQAQGLSHPPTHIQAPVVPPSQNQMQVQQPPQQLQPAVQPQGQMSHAPGHGQAIPQSQTQPYPYPQVQPHSVQPQPQQPMQMLPYQQPHPQMQHSQPQIQQPVQKYPVPQSQVHAQLQPNAPIQHHSQLPVPPHQPVTPNVQTPVQNAMSHSVTGHHSYPQPLPHPNMQPGVPQHTMHMHPQSGHQPQAQHPVQMQNQFPPQIPTARPNQSHAMFPNQQQPALLPSSVQGQTTPPLQQQSLYTHNQQPGQINQRPTLPPVQQIPQQPFAQHQMPMPSHLQPQGPAHSFPKHAYPQAQGNTAGRPLVPNYAGHLQPFAQSANTIPVRPGQNGAGYLPENQKLLVGANNQVQLPSELQSRAPESIERQGNVVEQQTDSASGKLGKVFKDLDNVSGSSNELKSEKVEADLQPTEVGNKQNSEDPDSLKTSVPNTNAVENGDSVNKNLGMAEAAESNWKPSSGATPGVQNDSNEHSVQGNEFQDGHLPKIETKLPLSETDKLHNDDNPEPSVSQSNGGFAKLSHSAAFTDQSKHQQPIINYGPPSVQQRSSAMLASQLPHPTVPNQPLSSVHSSTLIRNHGTAPALHSGQLLTENFPPTMLKQPQDSGIQFNNPGRSLQPQSLGPPPPFNQVHGPPFHAGASNLSRLGGPQLGAPLPGDMHGRMTANLPPHAPEGFGLQDERFKPLHALNQQNIERREFDDDLKKFSRLPLNSEPVSKFGNYSLGTHEAGKRPVGIHDDVIKKSGSALHPGYFGPGPGYARHHMDGIAPRSPVSEYAEMSSRRLGLHSGSLVGKSGIDDFDDRVARRFGEFRDSRFPHLPSHLRRDDFDGFGNFRMGEYPRSGDFVGQDEFAGHFRRGEHLGPHNFPRHLQHGEPIGFGAHPGHMRAVELDGFRSFESFSKGGRPGHPQLGEPGFRSSFSLTGFPNDAGFLTGDIRSFDNLRRKKASSMGWCRICKVDCETVEGLDLHSQTKEHQKMAMDIVKTIKQNAKKQKLIPSEEPSMDEGNKTHNTGIEGRGNKH